One genomic window of Helicobacter canis includes the following:
- the coaBC gene encoding bifunctional phosphopantothenoylcysteine decarboxylase/phosphopantothenate--cysteine ligase CoaBC, producing MAYSTESNALISLLEQVAMPRRILLCVSGSIAAYKALDLASLLTKLGVKVAVVMSESALKFITPLSFEAITHTKVLHQGSEDWSMHTETRQKVDSSDEPTLACNHIAYAQWAELCILAPATASSIAKLAHGIADTLLIQTLLATNAPIICAPAMNTQMLRATPTAANLTTLAAQGVQIVAPKCARLACGTTGDGALADMSQIIFAMLKASKQDGFWQDREVCITGGGSSAMLDPVRAITNHSSGLQASALAIALYSLGARVSLISSNFPTPLPSEISTLEVRTNSDYKLALLDIAQQARDKHKDTDSRVILFMAAALADFAPKQSATSKIKKSQTTQLHITLESTQDILASLDSSDFVKVGFKAEDSLEAGLANARAMLLPVARGGKDCEIVCLNTLESNPFGAAHNRFILLNRQNLDSSAMTHLPHSSKLALSYEIARFVQESLVAK from the coding sequence ATGGCTTATAGCACAGAATCTAATGCGCTTATTTCACTGCTAGAGCAAGTTGCTATGCCAAGGCGTATTTTGCTTTGTGTAAGTGGCTCTATCGCAGCCTATAAGGCTCTAGATCTAGCGAGCTTGCTTACTAAGCTTGGGGTGAAAGTGGCGGTGGTGATGAGCGAGAGTGCGCTGAAATTTATCACGCCTCTAAGCTTTGAGGCAATCACACATACCAAGGTCTTGCACCAAGGTAGTGAGGATTGGAGTATGCACACAGAGACTAGGCAAAAGGTGGATTCTAGCGATGAGCCTACTCTAGCTTGCAATCACATCGCCTATGCGCAGTGGGCAGAGCTATGTATCCTAGCCCCCGCTACTGCTAGCAGCATAGCCAAGCTAGCACACGGCATAGCAGATACACTGCTTATCCAAACCTTGCTTGCCACAAATGCGCCAATCATCTGCGCCCCTGCTATGAATACCCAAATGCTTCGCGCCACGCCCACTGCTGCTAATCTCACCACTCTAGCCGCACAAGGTGTGCAGATCGTTGCGCCAAAGTGTGCGCGGCTAGCGTGCGGGACAACAGGAGATGGCGCGCTAGCGGATATGAGTCAAATCATCTTTGCTATGCTTAAAGCAAGCAAGCAAGATGGATTCTGGCAGGATAGGGAGGTGTGTATCACCGGTGGAGGCTCAAGTGCTATGCTTGATCCTGTGCGTGCGATCACCAACCACTCTAGCGGCTTGCAAGCAAGTGCGCTTGCTATCGCGCTTTATAGTCTTGGGGCGCGTGTTAGTCTCATTAGCTCTAATTTCCCCACGCCGCTGCCTAGCGAGATTAGCACGCTAGAGGTGCGCACAAATAGCGACTACAAGCTTGCTCTCCTAGATATAGCACAGCAAGCTAGAGACAAGCATAAAGACACAGATTCTCGTGTGATACTCTTTATGGCGGCGGCTTTGGCGGATTTCGCGCCTAAGCAGAGTGCTACAAGCAAGATCAAAAAGTCCCAAACCACGCAGCTGCACATCACCCTAGAATCCACCCAAGACATACTAGCAAGCTTAGATTCTAGCGACTTTGTCAAAGTGGGCTTTAAGGCAGAAGACTCGCTTGAAGCAGGGCTTGCTAATGCTAGGGCTATGCTTTTGCCCGTTGCGCGTGGGGGCAAGGATTGTGAGATAGTGTGCTTAAACACCCTAGAGTCCAACCCTTTTGGCGCAGCGCATAATCGCTTCATCTTGCTAAATCGCCAGAATCTAGACTCTAGTGCTATGACACATCTGCCCCATAGCAGCAAGCTTGCTTTAAGCTATGAGATCGCTCGCTTTGTCCAAGAGAGCCTAGTAGCCAAATAG
- a CDS encoding radical SAM protein: MPIQSPIAAVKKRIKARYLSFLSLEQARRITPKPYLDSIGFELASHCNLHCYSCDHFSQLSKAGYYDLGQFERDCKRLYAISQGLVKSFTLFGGEPLLNKQCASYFDILHSIFPTSQIYMITNATLLLKQPDRFFASAREAQVIIQATKYPIKLDWEAIKSKCAKEGVQFVFYNDEKVEKLSFKTQLDKSGKNDPFLSFVHCHRANACTQLHNGRIYPCAVACNIKAFNAAFNQDLQSSPRDFIDLYDSSTTYDGILEFLSRPIPFCRYCKTQEMIYQPWSASKKTLNEYF; the protein is encoded by the coding sequence ATGCCCATACAATCGCCCATAGCAGCTGTAAAAAAGCGCATTAAAGCTCGCTATTTGTCTTTCCTAAGTCTTGAGCAAGCCCGCCGTATCACGCCTAAGCCCTACTTAGATAGCATAGGGTTTGAGCTAGCTAGCCACTGCAATCTCCACTGCTATAGCTGTGATCACTTCTCCCAGCTTAGTAAGGCAGGGTATTATGATCTAGGGCAGTTTGAGAGAGATTGCAAGCGACTTTATGCGATCTCACAAGGGCTGGTAAAGAGCTTCACACTCTTTGGCGGAGAGCCATTGCTCAATAAACAATGCGCGAGCTATTTTGATATATTGCATAGCATTTTTCCTACATCACAGATTTATATGATCACCAATGCCACGCTTTTGCTCAAGCAGCCAGATAGATTTTTTGCCAGCGCAAGAGAAGCGCAAGTCATTATCCAAGCGACAAAATATCCTATCAAGCTTGATTGGGAGGCGATCAAAAGCAAATGCGCCAAAGAGGGCGTGCAATTTGTCTTTTATAATGATGAAAAAGTAGAGAAGCTAAGCTTTAAAACCCAGCTAGATAAATCAGGCAAGAATGATCCGTTTCTAAGCTTTGTGCATTGCCATAGGGCAAATGCCTGCACCCAGCTGCATAATGGCAGAATCTACCCTTGCGCTGTGGCTTGCAATATCAAGGCATTTAATGCCGCGTTTAATCAAGACTTGCAAAGCTCACCGCGAGATTTTATTGATTTGTATGATAGCAGCACTACTTATGATGGGATTTTAGAGTTTTTGAGCCGTCCTATCCCATTTTGCCGCTATTGCAAGACACAAGAGATGATCTATCAGCCTTGGAGTGCGTCAAAGAAAACTCTTAATGAGTATTTCTAG
- a CDS encoding DUF1104 domain-containing protein, protein MNTLRSVIIASSVVACGFSISFGADFSKLSDEALVKKVASLSAQDEPEFVMEVHKRLKAKDEPQAKALRESIHQARKAAHDKLSKEQRQSRAVEVCKAMQKKTDSMSGKEIREAGLKIHADCDKLKEPKRKKPKCHDHKDKPSDKPSDKPKKDK, encoded by the coding sequence ATGAACACATTGCGATCAGTTATCATAGCGTCAAGTGTTGTGGCGTGTGGATTTAGCATAAGCTTTGGCGCGGATTTTAGCAAGCTTAGCGATGAAGCATTGGTGAAGAAAGTCGCAAGCCTAAGCGCGCAAGATGAGCCAGAGTTTGTAATGGAAGTGCATAAGCGACTAAAGGCAAAAGATGAGCCACAGGCAAAAGCCTTGCGAGAGTCTATCCACCAAGCACGCAAAGCCGCGCACGATAAGCTATCTAAAGAGCAGCGACAAAGCCGCGCAGTAGAAGTGTGCAAGGCTATGCAGAAAAAGACGGATTCTATGAGTGGCAAGGAGATAAGAGAAGCAGGGCTGAAAATCCACGCCGACTGCGATAAGCTCAAAGAGCCTAAGCGCAAAAAGCCAAAATGCCACGATCACAAAGACAAGCCTAGTGATAAGCCTAGCGATAAGCCCAAAAAGGACAAATAG
- a CDS encoding response regulator transcription factor gives MAAKLLLVEDDVLLSSMLTSILQDNGFSVCLCEDVQSAMEVGYEEHFDLYIFDVKLPSGDRQKVDSNLESNGFTLLRYLRDIGKSTPAIMLTSLSQANDVKEGFNAGCDDYIRKPFDVEELLLRIRSLLKRPFYHHSSPTITLHNNLRFDCVQKTLYSPQGELIALTNKERELLALLVQKRGCFVSQEEIFERVWSYDESPTSMALRVYVKNLRKILGKESIITQRFCGYCYKA, from the coding sequence ATGGCAGCAAAACTCCTGCTTGTAGAAGATGATGTGCTACTCTCTAGTATGCTTACCTCTATCTTGCAGGACAATGGCTTTAGCGTGTGCTTGTGCGAAGATGTGCAAAGTGCTATGGAGGTGGGGTATGAAGAGCATTTTGACCTCTATATCTTTGATGTGAAGCTTCCAAGTGGAGATAGGCAAAAAGTGGATTCTAATCTAGAGTCCAATGGCTTCACACTCCTGCGCTATTTGCGCGACATTGGCAAAAGCACGCCGGCTATTATGCTTACCTCTCTCTCACAGGCTAATGATGTCAAAGAAGGCTTTAATGCCGGCTGTGATGATTATATCCGCAAGCCTTTTGATGTAGAGGAGCTGCTGCTGCGTATCCGCTCGCTGCTTAAACGCCCCTTTTATCATCATAGCTCCCCCACAATCACCCTGCATAATAATCTCCGCTTTGACTGCGTGCAAAAGACACTCTACTCTCCGCAAGGCGAGCTAATCGCGCTGACCAACAAAGAGCGCGAGCTACTAGCCCTACTTGTGCAAAAACGAGGGTGCTTTGTCTCCCAAGAGGAGATATTTGAGCGCGTATGGAGCTATGATGAGAGTCCTACAAGTATGGCTCTGCGCGTGTATGTGAAAAATCTGCGCAAGATTTTGGGGAAAGAGAGCATTATCACGCAGCGATTTTGCGGCTACTGCTACAAGGCATAA
- a CDS encoding HAMP domain-containing sensor histidine kinase, with product MRSTMSKSAKFHKSIVYILALYLGTSIVLLGVICSVMYHKGLQNLKASQVAQMRDDFMKIATILYEYNNVQKAKNELQSAIDTPFALVDSSGVILLSTIDDDLSTITQHIAKEPIARVGEKLFVDHRFLRHIPPPSQKLPKKIFHYVDSLHIRVILQGYNIDDTLPLPFFSHPPTQLDLAFIDIPKEVRKLKVEILLYFAIAIVLMGIIAYYLTRLALTPIREKIQALERFIKDSTHEINTPLSVILMSVQTFDTSNLSESNLTKLQHIKLSAQNLNHLYQNLIFLNFYQGKGVLQEINMQGLVERRLEYFSALFAQKSLTITKDLSPAHLYANYDEIVILLDNLLSNAMKYNTKGGSIGIKLCKLESTFTLIITDSGCGLESSQIEQIFTRYTRCHESQGGFGIGLCLVKEIATRYGITISVESEVGKGTRFCLSW from the coding sequence ATGCGCTCCACAATGTCTAAAAGCGCGAAATTTCATAAAAGCATTGTATATATCCTAGCTCTTTACCTTGGCACAAGTATCGTGCTACTTGGCGTGATATGCTCTGTGATGTATCACAAAGGCTTGCAAAATCTCAAAGCCAGCCAAGTAGCACAAATGCGCGATGACTTTATGAAAATCGCCACGATCCTCTATGAGTATAACAATGTGCAAAAAGCTAAAAATGAGCTACAAAGCGCGATAGATACGCCATTTGCCCTAGTGGATTCTAGTGGAGTGATCCTACTTAGCACCATAGATGATGATCTCTCCACAATCACGCAGCACATTGCAAAAGAGCCGATTGCGCGCGTGGGAGAGAAGCTCTTTGTCGATCATCGATTTTTACGACATATCCCGCCACCTAGTCAAAAACTCCCAAAAAAGATCTTCCACTATGTCGATAGCCTGCATATCCGCGTGATTTTGCAAGGCTACAATATCGATGATACCCTGCCCTTGCCATTTTTCTCACACCCTCCCACACAGCTAGATCTAGCATTTATTGATATACCCAAAGAAGTGCGCAAGCTAAAGGTAGAGATCTTGCTCTATTTTGCCATTGCTATCGTGCTTATGGGGATAATCGCCTACTATCTTACGCGCCTAGCCCTCACACCCATACGAGAAAAAATCCAAGCCCTAGAACGCTTCATCAAAGACTCCACGCACGAGATCAACACCCCTCTTAGCGTGATTCTAATGAGCGTGCAGACCTTTGATACTAGCAATCTTAGTGAGAGCAATCTCACCAAACTCCAGCATATCAAGCTCTCTGCCCAAAATCTCAACCACCTCTACCAGAATCTTATTTTCCTAAACTTCTATCAAGGCAAGGGCGTGCTACAAGAGATCAATATGCAAGGGCTTGTAGAGCGAAGGCTAGAGTATTTCAGCGCACTCTTTGCGCAAAAATCACTTACCATTACCAAAGACTTGTCCCCAGCACATCTATACGCAAACTATGATGAAATTGTCATTTTGCTTGATAATCTCCTAAGTAATGCGATGAAATACAACACAAAAGGCGGCAGCATTGGTATAAAACTCTGTAAGCTAGAATCCACTTTTACACTCATCATCACTGATAGCGGCTGCGGACTAGAATCTAGCCAGATAGAGCAGATTTTCACGCGCTACACGCGCTGCCACGAGAGTCAAGGCGGCTTTGGCATAGGGCTATGCCTTGTGAAAGAAATCGCCACGCGCTATGGGATAACTATTAGCGTGGAGAGTGAAGTGGGCAAGGGCACGCGATTTTGCTTATCGTGGTAA
- a CDS encoding glycosyltransferase family 9 protein, which translates to MSNVSKPTASQPTTTSSNNHNLPCQPATQGDTIVVIHADSVNGLGDNVIILDALLAMKRIYRASLVVFARDVLQELLKGLDFVDEFCLLEGSLTTAINRERINAYQPRYLLSLSCKAWQLRFFASTNARTIITRAKLANILRPRFSPVMLLDSSITHREMFLLLARKIDKVRFDSKIDSIDFADSRVKASDKDSVIAFLAQSLKRFSRDDFNHNANLQAKIAFTKAHRAHTPSSQTLSPLALSLSSSQTPLFLVCVNPFSIMASHTLHLESYLTLIDKIAALPNCIPCICTYGKTHALLEKALQDYSSTHSCTLQDRCIIYHNQGDLHNLAAFLESMSCIITPSTGALHLAENLFTPSIALVSLKDTKRWGSQDKRYCIIKEPLAHITKSQESAIIESTFAMLQSLLPQSLLPR; encoded by the coding sequence ATGTCAAATGTATCAAAGCCCACTGCAAGCCAGCCTACCACCACTTCATCTAATAATCATAATCTTCCGTGCCAGCCAGCTACTCAAGGAGACACCATTGTTGTTATCCACGCCGATAGTGTGAATGGATTGGGGGATAATGTGATTATCCTTGATGCGCTTTTAGCGATGAAGAGGATCTATCGCGCATCTTTGGTGGTGTTTGCACGCGATGTTTTGCAAGAGCTGCTTAAAGGGCTTGATTTTGTCGATGAGTTTTGTCTGCTTGAAGGCAGCTTGACTACTGCTATCAATAGAGAAAGGATCAATGCCTACCAGCCTAGGTATTTGCTCTCGCTTAGTTGCAAGGCGTGGCAGCTGCGATTTTTTGCCTCTACAAATGCACGCACCATTATCACAAGGGCAAAGCTTGCAAATATTTTGCGCCCAAGATTTTCGCCTGTAATGCTCCTAGATTCTAGCATTACACACAGGGAAATGTTTTTGTTGCTAGCGCGTAAGATTGACAAGGTGCGATTTGATTCAAAGATTGATTCTATCGATTTTGCGGATTCTAGGGTAAAAGCAAGTGATAAAGACTCCGTGATAGCCTTTCTTGCACAAAGCTTAAAGCGTTTTTCTCGCGATGATTTTAATCACAATGCCAATCTACAAGCAAAAATCGCTTTCACTAAAGCCCACCGCGCCCACACACCTAGCAGCCAAACCCTTAGCCCCCTTGCCCTAAGTCTAAGCAGCTCGCAAACGCCGCTTTTCTTGGTCTGTGTAAATCCCTTTAGCATAATGGCTTCACACACGCTCCACCTTGAGAGCTATCTCACACTTATTGACAAAATCGCTGCTTTGCCTAATTGTATCCCTTGTATTTGCACCTATGGCAAGACACACGCACTGCTAGAAAAAGCCCTGCAAGACTACAGCTCCACGCACTCTTGCACCTTGCAAGATCGCTGTATCATCTACCACAATCAAGGCGATCTCCACAATCTCGCAGCATTTTTGGAGTCGATGAGCTGTATCATCACGCCTAGCACAGGGGCATTGCATTTAGCAGAAAATCTTTTCACCCCAAGTATCGCCCTAGTCTCTCTCAAGGATACGAAGCGTTGGGGCAGCCAAGACAAACGCTATTGCATTATAAAAGAGCCTTTAGCCCATATCACTAAATCCCAAGAATCTGCCATCATAGAATCCACTTTTGCAATGCTTCAATCCCTATTACCACAATCCCTATTACCACGATAA
- a CDS encoding MFS transporter, which yields MTSQNSSLVTRLAIFAIASTTVLGPTIIAPSLPELEAHFASTPHADMLSKLILTLPALSIMIFSPLAGFVYAAYKRLPVIFAALLLWSVAGASGFMLDNLYALLVSRFFLGVATAFLATGVGVLIGDYYKGRAREKVLSTQNFAMAIGGAIFLVGGGVLAEISWRFPFLAYLGGIFILLYVKFALFEPRAIPQAPKVSHDSFVQRLRAMGAWLYKFAPVYFLGFFAMMMFNVVPTQIPFFISHILEKPNSQIGISMASTSLAMAFFSLMYNRVRAFLSIKHIASVALMLIGTGLFIIGFFHNYISLLFALMCIGAGLGLMLINNSSWLYMLASDSERPKAYGFLASFLFMGQFCSPFLTQPIVKAFGLIEMFVIMGFVLYGLAAVFFFYKGASLRS from the coding sequence ATGACATCACAGAATTCATCGCTAGTTACTAGGCTTGCCATTTTTGCTATCGCTTCTACCACTGTGCTTGGTCCTACTATCATCGCGCCAAGTTTGCCTGAGCTTGAAGCGCATTTTGCCAGCACGCCACACGCAGATATGCTCTCTAAGCTTATTTTAACGCTGCCAGCACTATCGATTATGATTTTCTCACCTCTAGCCGGATTTGTCTATGCGGCATATAAAAGGCTTCCTGTCATCTTTGCTGCATTGTTGCTATGGAGTGTGGCGGGGGCAAGTGGCTTTATGCTAGATAATCTTTATGCCTTGCTTGTATCGCGCTTTTTCTTAGGGGTCGCCACGGCATTTTTAGCCACAGGTGTGGGCGTGCTTATAGGGGATTATTACAAAGGTAGGGCGAGAGAAAAGGTCCTTAGCACGCAGAATTTTGCTATGGCAATTGGCGGGGCGATATTTCTTGTAGGTGGAGGTGTGCTTGCAGAAATTAGCTGGAGATTTCCATTTCTTGCCTATCTGGGCGGGATTTTTATCCTGCTCTATGTTAAATTCGCACTCTTTGAGCCACGCGCTATCCCACAAGCCCCAAAGGTCTCACACGACTCTTTTGTGCAACGCCTGCGTGCTATGGGTGCTTGGCTGTATAAATTTGCCCCTGTGTATTTTCTAGGGTTTTTTGCGATGATGATGTTTAATGTCGTGCCTACGCAAATCCCATTTTTTATCTCCCATATCTTAGAAAAGCCCAATTCTCAAATCGGTATTTCTATGGCAAGCACAAGTTTGGCTATGGCGTTTTTCAGCCTAATGTATAACCGCGTGCGTGCGTTTCTTTCTATCAAACATATTGCATCTGTCGCGCTTATGCTTATAGGGACAGGGCTATTTATCATCGGCTTTTTTCACAACTATATTTCACTGCTTTTTGCGCTTATGTGCATAGGCGCAGGGCTTGGGCTAATGCTTATCAATAATAGCTCGTGGCTCTATATGCTAGCAAGTGATAGTGAGCGTCCTAAAGCGTATGGATTTTTGGCGAGCTTTTTGTTTATGGGGCAGTTTTGCTCGCCTTTTCTCACCCAGCCTATTGTTAAAGCCTTTGGGCTTATTGAGATGTTTGTGATTATGGGTTTTGTGCTGTATGGACTAGCGGCTGTATTTTTCTTTTACAAAGGTGCTAGCTTAAGGTCGTGA
- a CDS encoding alpha-1,2-fucosyltransferase: MRIAPKPLYQILQALLPSNRKAHPYKSTITEAKLGEAIPLHSITSDTRVFGYYGNLSYIKGLKEILRRDFTCPLTPANRNLQAQIQATPNATFIHIRRGDYLRLWQYLELGKAYYECAITQVLKALGGGVHFFVFSNDIAWCKQEFLGLLDRDVYAGCSFSFIDNNDESNPTQELMLMRSCQHAITANSTFSWWAAYLIENPHKIVIMPSIHLLDEPDCTINIMPDDWIVLNPTWGNQVC; the protein is encoded by the coding sequence ATGCGTATTGCGCCAAAGCCCCTTTACCAGATTCTACAAGCATTGCTGCCAAGCAATCGCAAAGCTCACCCCTATAAATCCACAATCACAGAAGCCAAATTAGGTGAAGCCATACCACTGCACTCTATCACAAGCGATACTCGCGTGTTTGGATACTATGGAAATCTCTCTTATATCAAGGGATTAAAAGAGATTTTGCGTAGAGACTTCACTTGTCCCCTAACGCCAGCAAACCGCAATCTACAAGCCCAAATACAAGCCACGCCTAATGCAACTTTTATCCACATTAGAAGAGGGGATTACTTGCGTTTGTGGCAATATCTTGAGCTAGGAAAGGCGTATTATGAATGTGCCATTACCCAAGTGCTTAAGGCTCTTGGTGGCGGGGTGCATTTTTTTGTATTTAGCAATGATATTGCGTGGTGCAAGCAAGAGTTTTTAGGGCTATTAGATCGTGATGTGTATGCTGGATGTTCTTTTAGCTTTATTGATAATAATGACGAGAGCAATCCCACACAAGAGCTAATGCTTATGCGCAGTTGCCAGCACGCCATCACTGCTAATAGCACTTTTAGCTGGTGGGCTGCCTATCTTATAGAAAATCCCCATAAAATAGTCATAATGCCTAGCATACATTTGCTTGATGAGCCTGATTGCACGATCAATATAATGCCTGATGATTGGATCGTGCTAAATCCTACTTGGGGTAATCAAGTGTGCTAG
- a CDS encoding fumarate reductase iron-sulfur subunit gives MEAKGRTLTIRALKFDPHSAVSKPHFAEYKIEETDSMTIFIALNLIRENQDPDLSFDFVCRAGICGSCSMMINGRPRLACRTLTKDFPDTITLMPLPAFKLIKDLSVNTGEWFAGMTKRVESWVHSNEETDISKLEKPIDPQEAQDVFELDRCIECGCCIASCATKLMREDFVGAAGMNRIVRFMIDSHDKRSDEDFYELVGNDDGVFGCMSLIACHDTCPKNLPLQSKIAYLRRKMVAVGAK, from the coding sequence ATGGAAGCAAAAGGAAGAACACTTACTATTCGTGCTTTGAAGTTTGATCCGCATAGCGCAGTGTCAAAGCCACACTTTGCTGAGTATAAGATCGAAGAAACGGATTCTATGACGATTTTCATCGCGCTAAATCTTATCCGTGAAAATCAAGATCCAGATCTAAGCTTTGATTTTGTCTGCCGTGCTGGGATTTGCGGTAGCTGCTCGATGATGATCAATGGTCGCCCAAGGCTTGCCTGCCGCACGCTGACAAAAGACTTCCCCGATACTATCACGCTTATGCCTCTGCCTGCATTCAAGCTTATCAAGGATCTAAGTGTCAATACGGGCGAGTGGTTTGCCGGTATGACAAAGCGCGTGGAGAGCTGGGTGCATAGCAATGAGGAGACAGATATTTCCAAGCTTGAGAAGCCTATCGATCCGCAAGAAGCGCAAGATGTGTTTGAGCTAGATCGCTGCATTGAGTGTGGTTGCTGTATCGCAAGCTGTGCGACCAAGCTTATGCGCGAAGATTTTGTCGGTGCAGCTGGTATGAATAGAATCGTGCGCTTTATGATCGACTCCCACGATAAACGCAGTGATGAAGATTTCTACGAGCTAGTGGGCAATGATGATGGCGTGTTCGGCTGTATGAGTCTTATCGCCTGCCACGATACTTGTCCTAAAAATCTCCCCCTTCAAAGCAAAATCGCCTATTTGCGCCGCAAAATGGTAGCCGTAGGCGCGAAATAG
- a CDS encoding fumarate reductase flavoprotein subunit — MKVVYSDALIIGGGLAGLRASIATKQKGLSTIVLSLVPVKRSHSAAAQGGMQASLGNSKMSDGDNEDLHFADTVKGSDWGCDQKVARMFVTTAPKAIRELASWGVAWTRIQKGDRTAVINAQKTTITEEDFRHGYIHSRDFGGTKKWRTCYTADATGHSMLYAVANEAYKHGVDIQDRKEALRLIHKDGICYGAVVRDLITGELIAYVAKGTLIATGGYGRIYKNTTNAVICEGIGLAIAMETGVAKLGNMEAVQFHPTPLFPSGILLTEGCRGDGGILRDVDGYRFMPDYEPEKKELASRDVVSRRMIQRIREGKGVKSAYGEHLWLDISILGREHIERNLRDVQEICQVFAGIDPAEKWAPVKPMQHYSMGGIRTNYQGHTALAGLFAAGEAACWDMHGFNRLGGNSVSEAVVSGMIIGDYFAQHCEQAKMDLQTSVIEQFVAKEQAYLESLVNNSGHENVYELKNAMKDIMEEDVGIFRDGKGLEDAVARLEEIYKRSKNIGIKNKKLHNNPELEDAYRVPKMIKLALCVALGALNRTESRGAHTREDYPKRDDEKWLKRTLASWESDTQTLPTLSYENLDIMSMEIAPGFRGYGAKGMIIENPLSAKRQAEIDKITQEVQARGGDRYELQQALMDFDLQPKYKEKNQRLGDK, encoded by the coding sequence ATGAAAGTAGTATATTCAGATGCGTTAATTATCGGCGGCGGTTTGGCTGGGCTTCGCGCCTCTATTGCGACAAAGCAAAAGGGCTTAAGCACAATCGTGCTATCTCTTGTGCCTGTCAAGCGCAGCCACTCGGCAGCAGCACAAGGCGGTATGCAAGCAAGTCTTGGTAATTCAAAAATGAGCGATGGGGATAATGAAGACCTGCACTTTGCAGACACTGTTAAAGGAAGCGATTGGGGCTGTGATCAAAAGGTAGCTAGAATGTTTGTTACCACTGCGCCTAAGGCGATTAGAGAGCTTGCTTCGTGGGGAGTGGCTTGGACTAGAATCCAAAAAGGCGATCGCACCGCCGTCATTAACGCGCAAAAGACCACTATCACAGAAGAAGACTTCCGCCACGGCTATATCCACTCTCGCGACTTTGGTGGGACAAAAAAGTGGCGCACCTGCTACACCGCTGATGCCACGGGGCATTCTATGCTCTACGCTGTGGCAAATGAAGCCTATAAACACGGCGTAGATATACAAGACCGCAAAGAAGCCTTGCGCTTAATTCACAAAGATGGGATCTGCTATGGGGCTGTCGTGCGCGATCTCATCACAGGCGAGCTTATCGCCTATGTGGCAAAAGGCACGCTTATCGCCACAGGTGGCTATGGCAGGATCTACAAAAACACCACAAATGCCGTGATTTGCGAGGGTATTGGGCTTGCTATTGCAATGGAGACAGGAGTAGCAAAGCTTGGCAATATGGAAGCAGTGCAGTTCCACCCAACGCCACTTTTCCCTAGTGGGATCTTGCTCACAGAGGGCTGCCGCGGTGATGGCGGGATCTTGCGCGATGTCGATGGCTATCGCTTTATGCCTGATTATGAGCCGGAGAAAAAGGAGCTTGCAAGTCGCGATGTCGTCTCTCGCCGTATGATCCAAAGGATTAGAGAGGGCAAGGGTGTGAAGTCTGCGTATGGAGAGCATTTGTGGCTTGATATTTCAATCCTTGGGAGAGAGCATATCGAGCGCAACTTACGCGATGTGCAAGAGATCTGCCAAGTGTTTGCAGGGATTGACCCAGCGGAGAAATGGGCGCCTGTGAAGCCTATGCAGCACTATTCTATGGGCGGTATCCGCACAAATTATCAAGGACACACTGCACTTGCAGGGCTTTTTGCCGCTGGTGAAGCAGCGTGCTGGGATATGCACGGCTTTAATCGCTTAGGTGGGAACTCTGTGAGTGAAGCAGTGGTTAGCGGTATGATTATTGGGGATTATTTTGCGCAGCATTGTGAGCAAGCGAAAATGGACTTGCAAACTTCTGTGATTGAGCAGTTTGTCGCCAAAGAGCAAGCTTACCTAGAATCTCTTGTCAATAATAGCGGACACGAAAATGTCTATGAGCTTAAAAACGCGATGAAAGACATTATGGAAGAAGATGTAGGGATTTTCCGCGATGGCAAGGGGCTAGAAGATGCTGTTGCTCGTTTGGAAGAAATCTACAAACGAAGCAAAAACATCGGTATCAAAAACAAAAAGCTCCATAACAACCCCGAGCTAGAGGACGCCTATCGCGTGCCTAAAATGATCAAGCTCGCCCTTTGTGTGGCTCTTGGTGCGCTTAATCGCACAGAATCTAGAGGCGCACATACGCGTGAAGACTATCCAAAACGCGATGATGAAAAATGGCTAAAGCGCACACTTGCTTCGTGGGAGAGCGATACACAAACACTACCCACACTCTCCTATGAAAACCTAGATATTATGTCTATGGAGATCGCGCCCGGATTCCGTGGCTATGGGGCAAAGGGTATGATTATTGAAAATCCCCTTTCTGCCAAACGCCAAGCCGAGATTGATAAAATCACCCAAGAGGTGCAAGCGCGTGGCGGCGATCGCTATGAGCTACAACAGGCTCTTATGGACTTTGACTTGCAGCCCAAGTATAAAGAAAAAAATCAACGACTAGGAGATAAATAA